A stretch of the Erpetoichthys calabaricus chromosome 3, fErpCal1.3, whole genome shotgun sequence genome encodes the following:
- the LOC127527094 gene encoding uncharacterized protein LOC127527094, with product MDESQHKEQSVVTTVKRKSDRKMKWTDNKVHENYDGSGHGRISSDTDHDECPHEHLSRFVSSSPIDNSDKLEIALAIDTSLEDPEIQFGNMYDNSESALMSTLSWHFPDEEFIMNDQQLPVASTDEPARDESVKGVQKIKIRRVNRIQDMMNVFKEPKVLDVILRIQFVCEKAIDDDEVSREAYTAFWEEFMEQCEGDEERVPRLREGIAGCW from the exons ATGGATGAATCACAACACAAAGAGCAGAGTGTG GTCACTACAGTAAAAAGGAAATCAGATAGAAAGATGAAGTGGACAGATAATAAAGTGCATGAAAATTATGATGGTAGTGGTCATGGAAGAATATCTTCAGATACTGACCATGATGAATGCCCACATGAGCATCTGAGCAGG TTTGTATCCAGCTCGCCTATTGATAATTCTGACAAACTTGAAATTGCACTTGCTATTGACACATCATTGGAAGATCCTGAGATTCAGTTTGGCAACATGTATGATAACAGTGAGAGTGCTCTTATGTCTACACTTTCATGGCATTTCCCAGATGAG GAGTTCATAATGAATGATCAACAATTGCCTGTGGCTTCAACAGATGAACCAGCTAGGGATGAAAGTGTAAAAGGggtccagaaaataaaaataagacgtGTAAATAGAATTCAGGATATGATGAATGTTTTCAAGGAACCTAAAGTTCTGGATGTAATATTGCGAATTCAGTTTGTCTGTGAGAAGGCAATAGATGATGATGAAGTATCAAGGGAAGCCTACACAGCCTTTTGGGAGGAGTTTATGGAACAGTGTGAAGGAGATGAGGAACGGGTCCCCAGACTCAGAGAAGGAATAGCAGGCTGTTGGTAG